From one Flavobacteriales bacterium genomic stretch:
- a CDS encoding toxin-antitoxin system YwqK family antitoxin: MRTRAFLIVLCVLAVLSSAAQPAPNTTDAKGRKQGAWSKAWPNGQLRYKGHFIDDKPTGEFRHYDEKGRLTTTQLHAGDGRTSRAEHYHINGAVMARGRYTGQQKDSTWNYYSEDASLRKVERFRDGKLHGEQLSYYPNGQMAEREERVAGELHGASKSWFANGKLKSEATYVNGEADGRMTFYHPNGKKEIEGDAVNGVREGTWHYFNADGSLQLQALYAKGELVRERKENGTFIEYFDDERPKSEHTYKKGKREGRFTEWHDNGKWVVKSAKPDESMGLPADMERVLEGQTKKREGTYVNDLLEGEVKEYDEKGKLLRTVKYKAGEEQK; the protein is encoded by the coding sequence GTGCGAACCCGTGCCTTCCTCATTGTCCTGTGCGTCCTTGCGGTGCTCTCTTCGGCCGCCCAGCCAGCACCCAACACCACCGATGCCAAAGGCCGCAAACAGGGTGCGTGGAGCAAAGCCTGGCCCAATGGTCAGCTGCGGTATAAGGGCCATTTCATCGACGATAAGCCTACGGGCGAATTCAGGCACTATGACGAGAAGGGGCGCCTGACCACTACGCAGCTCCACGCCGGCGATGGACGAACGAGCCGCGCGGAGCACTACCACATCAACGGTGCGGTGATGGCCCGAGGCAGATACACCGGGCAGCAGAAGGACAGCACTTGGAATTACTATTCGGAGGACGCCAGCCTGCGCAAGGTCGAGCGCTTCCGCGACGGAAAGCTCCACGGCGAGCAGCTCTCCTACTACCCCAACGGACAAATGGCCGAGCGTGAGGAGCGCGTGGCCGGCGAGCTTCACGGTGCAAGCAAGAGCTGGTTCGCCAATGGCAAGCTGAAGAGCGAAGCCACCTATGTGAACGGTGAGGCTGACGGCCGCATGACCTTCTACCACCCGAATGGCAAGAAGGAGATCGAGGGCGATGCAGTGAACGGCGTTCGCGAAGGGACCTGGCACTACTTCAATGCCGATGGATCACTGCAGCTGCAAGCGCTTTATGCCAAGGGCGAGCTGGTAAGGGAGCGCAAGGAGAACGGCACCTTCATCGAGTACTTCGACGATGAGCGCCCCAAGAGCGAGCATACCTACAAGAAGGGCAAGCGCGAGGGCAGATTCACCGAGTGGCACGACAACGGGAAGTGGGTGGTGAAGTCGGCCAAGCCCGATGAATCGATGGGACTGCCGGCCGACATGGAGCGCGTGCTCGAAGGGCAGACCAAGAAGCGCGAGGGCACCTATGTGAATGACCTGCTCGAAGGCGAGGTGAAGGAGTATGATGAGAAGGGCAAGCTATTGCGGACGGTGAAGTACAAGGCAGGGGAGGAGCAGAAGTAG
- a CDS encoding MATE family efflux transporter, producing MSARPPISRKDIDRLAVPAIISGIAEPVISLVDTAFVGRLGTADLAAVGIASSFFLLVVWVLAQTRSAVLAVVARYYGEDRLEAVAGLVPIAIWMNFALGFVFFALTTALAEPIFRLYNAEGEILDKAVEYYRIRSLGHPIVLATFALTGAFRGIQNLRWGMWISIIGAAVNGALNPLLIFGWGPIEGMGIAGSAWASLSAQVVMFAIAVWIMQAHTPFSIVPKSWHHPELKGLWLLSTNLFTRTIALNICYYLGNRYATGYGEAYIGAHSIAMQIWLFSAFFIDGYAAAGSVLVGRLNGERNWRELHRVSWQVVRMSVLIGAALALIYLIGYRSIGHLFTQDERVLELLYAVFWMVVITQPINAVAFAFDGVYKGLGNGKILRNVLLISAFGVFIPVAWGMHLLDARLFAVWTAFLLWMAVRGLLLALHFEKHHRPA from the coding sequence TTGAGCGCGCGCCCACCCATTTCACGCAAGGACATCGACCGGCTGGCGGTACCGGCGATCATCAGCGGCATCGCGGAGCCAGTGATCTCGTTGGTTGATACGGCCTTCGTGGGGCGACTGGGCACTGCGGATCTGGCGGCGGTGGGCATTGCGAGCAGCTTCTTCCTGCTGGTGGTCTGGGTGCTGGCCCAAACACGCAGCGCGGTGCTCGCCGTGGTGGCGCGGTACTACGGCGAGGACCGTCTGGAAGCGGTGGCCGGCCTGGTGCCCATAGCCATCTGGATGAACTTCGCGCTGGGCTTCGTCTTCTTCGCCCTTACCACCGCCCTTGCCGAGCCGATCTTCCGCCTTTACAATGCCGAAGGCGAGATCCTGGACAAGGCGGTCGAGTACTACCGCATCCGCAGCTTGGGCCACCCGATCGTGCTGGCCACCTTCGCCCTCACCGGCGCTTTCCGCGGCATCCAGAACCTGAGATGGGGCATGTGGATCAGCATCATCGGCGCGGCGGTGAACGGCGCACTGAATCCGCTGCTGATCTTCGGCTGGGGTCCGATTGAAGGGATGGGAATCGCTGGCAGCGCATGGGCCAGCCTGTCCGCGCAGGTCGTGATGTTCGCCATCGCCGTATGGATCATGCAGGCGCATACGCCCTTCAGCATAGTACCCAAGAGCTGGCATCACCCGGAGCTGAAGGGCCTCTGGCTGCTCAGCACGAATCTCTTTACGCGCACCATCGCCCTCAACATCTGCTATTACCTGGGCAACCGCTACGCTACGGGCTATGGCGAGGCATACATCGGCGCGCACAGCATCGCCATGCAGATCTGGCTCTTCAGCGCCTTCTTCATCGACGGCTATGCGGCTGCCGGCAGCGTGCTGGTAGGGCGGCTCAATGGGGAGCGCAACTGGCGCGAGCTGCACCGGGTGAGCTGGCAGGTGGTGCGCATGAGCGTGCTGATCGGAGCGGCGCTGGCGCTGATCTACCTCATTGGCTATCGCAGCATCGGCCATCTGTTCACGCAGGATGAGCGGGTGCTCGAACTGCTCTATGCCGTGTTCTGGATGGTGGTGATCACGCAGCCGATCAACGCGGTGGCCTTCGCCTTCGACGGCGTGTACAAGGGCCTCGGCAACGGCAAGATCCTGCGCAACGTGCTGCTGATCTCGGCCTTCGGCGTCTTCATCCCGGTGGCCTGGGGCATGCACCTGCTCGATGCCAGGCTCTTCGCGGTGTGGACCGCATTCCTCCTGTGGATGGCCGTGCGCGGCCTGCTGCTCGCCCTGCACTTCGAGAAGCACCATCGGCCCGCCTAA
- a CDS encoding peptidase C45 has translation MPARRALRRLRNIALTALALLVIGAMWFAIEVHVSAPLKEGESDQVPVRTLGPDGRWHVGRNWLGRDSLGLYEAHIEGGELERGLAYGALANELIEEQERIFVGRLREMVPGAVRLDYLKYFTAWYNRDLDEHVPHEYLREIYGVSRSFSDAYDFVGPKYMRALNYHAAHDIGHALTDLAMVGCTSFAAKGERSADGQLIIGRNFDFWMGDDFARKKLILFIRPDEGIPHVLVSWGGFMGAASAMNLEGLSVTINAARSELPYGARTPIALLARAIVQHAATIDEAIAIAAKHEVFVSESILVASARDGRAVIIEKAPDGMDVYDPGSDLLVCANHYQSDRFKDSAPNQANIRESDSMARYRRMQQLIDSAGPLDPSNAAAILRDRKGLNGAELGMGNPALINQLIAHHAVIMQPAERRLYVSAWPYQLGAFACYNLRDVFARSASIDGLTIIRDTARTIGPDPFLRTSQFAEHQWWQQQRTRIASSVLAGAPITLTAQESQRFVAAAPASYITHMALGDLHRAREEKALAAERYSAALRLPVASEKERERLEERLRACTLAAAEP, from the coding sequence ATGCCCGCCCGCCGCGCGCTTCGCCGCCTCCGCAACATCGCGCTCACCGCATTAGCGCTGCTTGTCATCGGTGCCATGTGGTTCGCCATCGAGGTGCATGTATCCGCACCTTTGAAGGAAGGCGAATCGGATCAGGTGCCAGTGCGCACGCTCGGCCCCGATGGCCGCTGGCACGTAGGCCGCAATTGGCTCGGTCGCGATAGCCTTGGCCTTTATGAGGCGCATATCGAAGGCGGGGAGCTGGAGCGTGGCCTAGCCTATGGCGCCCTGGCCAACGAACTCATCGAAGAGCAGGAGCGGATCTTCGTAGGCCGCTTGCGCGAGATGGTGCCGGGAGCCGTGCGGCTAGATTACCTGAAGTACTTCACCGCCTGGTACAACCGTGACCTCGACGAGCACGTGCCGCACGAATACCTGCGCGAGATCTACGGCGTGAGCCGCTCCTTCTCCGATGCGTACGACTTCGTAGGGCCGAAGTACATGCGCGCCCTCAACTACCACGCGGCGCACGACATCGGCCATGCGCTCACCGACCTTGCCATGGTGGGCTGCACCTCTTTCGCGGCGAAGGGAGAACGATCGGCAGACGGCCAGCTGATCATCGGCCGCAACTTCGACTTCTGGATGGGCGACGACTTCGCCCGGAAAAAGCTCATCCTCTTCATCAGGCCCGATGAAGGGATCCCGCACGTATTGGTGAGTTGGGGCGGCTTCATGGGGGCCGCTTCGGCCATGAACCTCGAGGGCCTATCCGTAACCATCAACGCCGCGCGCAGCGAACTGCCCTACGGCGCGCGCACCCCCATAGCACTGCTGGCGCGCGCCATCGTGCAGCATGCCGCAACGATCGACGAGGCCATCGCCATCGCCGCAAAGCATGAGGTGTTCGTGAGCGAGAGCATCCTGGTGGCCAGCGCGCGTGATGGCCGCGCCGTGATCATTGAGAAGGCCCCGGATGGCATGGACGTGTACGATCCCGGCAGCGATCTGCTCGTTTGCGCCAACCACTATCAAAGTGATCGCTTCAAAGACAGCGCGCCCAACCAAGCCAACATCCGCGAGAGTGACAGCATGGCGCGCTACAGGCGCATGCAGCAGCTCATTGACTCGGCAGGCCCGCTTGACCCGAGCAATGCGGCGGCGATCCTGCGCGATCGCAAAGGACTCAACGGCGCTGAACTGGGCATGGGCAACCCGGCATTGATCAACCAGCTCATCGCGCATCATGCTGTGATCATGCAGCCGGCCGAGCGCCGCCTCTATGTGAGCGCATGGCCTTACCAATTGGGCGCCTTCGCCTGCTATAATCTCCGTGACGTGTTCGCGCGCAGCGCTTCGATAGACGGGCTCACCATCATCCGCGATACCGCGCGAACCATTGGTCCCGACCCTTTCCTCCGCACGTCTCAATTCGCCGAGCACCAATGGTGGCAGCAGCAGCGCACGCGGATCGCAAGCAGCGTGCTTGCAGGCGCGCCCATCACCCTAACCGCTCAGGAATCGCAGCGCTTCGTCGCGGCAGCACCTGCCAGCTACATCACGCACATGGCATTGGGCGATCTGCATCGCGCCCGCGAGGAGAAAGCCTTAGCAGCGGAGCGGTACAGCGCTGCGCTTCGCCTGCCCGTTGCGTCGGAGAAAGAACGTGAACGCTTGGAGGAACGCTTGCGCGCTTGCACCTTGGCGGCCGCTGAGCCATGA
- a CDS encoding AMP-binding protein: MSDPLPSFAALSFERFQAYVEDLRSRSPWYRERLATVGSLRTADDFTRLPFTTKQELSEHHGRFLSVTRSDIAEHVFTSGTTGRPVPFALSATDVDRLGANERQSLAMAGITAADTVQITTTLDKRFMAGLAYWLGLRAIGAGVVRSGPGNAEGQWETAKECGTTTLIGVPSFLLRMLREWEKRGLRVDQTSITRAVCIGEPIASGFGAPNLLAQRIMELCGWSLNGTYASTEMATACTEARPFAGHVVPSDLMHIEVVDDEGRPVPEGEAGEVVATPFGVEAMPLLRFRTGDVCAWRWGIDAKGHPAKLLGPVLGRKEQRLKVKGTTLWPQQIIDALNAEEGLEGFAIIRERDEHGGDALRVLAAAPAPVLHDLGDRLADRLRVRPVVEAISRFELDKLIHDPRQRKPMIVIDRTAQV, from the coding sequence ATGAGCGACCCGCTTCCCTCTTTCGCCGCGCTATCATTCGAACGCTTTCAGGCATATGTGGAGGACCTGCGTTCGCGATCCCCGTGGTACCGCGAACGGCTCGCCACCGTGGGAAGCCTGCGCACCGCCGACGACTTCACGCGCCTCCCTTTCACCACCAAGCAGGAATTGAGCGAGCATCATGGCCGCTTCCTCAGCGTGACGCGATCCGACATCGCGGAGCATGTGTTCACCAGCGGGACTACGGGCAGGCCCGTGCCCTTCGCGCTTAGCGCCACCGATGTGGATCGCTTGGGCGCCAATGAGCGCCAATCACTCGCCATGGCCGGCATCACCGCCGCCGACACCGTGCAGATCACCACCACGCTCGACAAGCGCTTCATGGCCGGACTGGCTTATTGGCTCGGGCTTCGGGCCATCGGCGCTGGCGTGGTGCGCAGCGGTCCTGGCAATGCAGAGGGCCAGTGGGAGACGGCAAAGGAATGCGGGACCACCACGCTCATCGGCGTGCCTTCCTTCCTGTTGCGCATGCTGCGCGAATGGGAGAAGCGCGGGCTGCGCGTGGACCAAACGTCCATCACCCGCGCCGTGTGCATCGGTGAGCCCATCGCATCCGGATTCGGCGCGCCCAACCTGCTTGCGCAGCGCATCATGGAGCTTTGCGGATGGTCCTTGAACGGCACCTACGCCAGCACCGAAATGGCCACGGCTTGCACCGAAGCACGGCCTTTCGCGGGGCACGTGGTGCCCAGCGATCTCATGCACATCGAAGTGGTTGATGATGAAGGCAGGCCCGTGCCCGAAGGCGAAGCCGGTGAAGTCGTGGCCACACCCTTCGGGGTCGAGGCCATGCCCCTGCTGCGCTTCCGCACCGGCGATGTGTGCGCTTGGCGTTGGGGCATCGACGCGAAAGGCCATCCGGCCAAGCTGCTTGGTCCTGTGCTGGGGCGAAAGGAGCAACGGCTCAAGGTGAAGGGCACCACGCTCTGGCCACAGCAGATCATTGATGCGCTCAATGCGGAGGAGGGGCTCGAAGGCTTCGCGATCATTCGCGAGCGCGATGAGCACGGCGGCGATGCCCTGCGCGTGCTGGCCGCAGCCCCGGCTCCCGTGCTGCATGACCTTGGAGACCGGCTGGCCGACCGGCTCCGCGTGCGCCCTGTGGTGGAAGCCATCAGCAGATTCGAGCTCGACAAGCTGATCCATGACCCGAGGCAGCGGAAACCGATGATCGTCATCGATCGAACCGCCCAGGTGTAG
- a CDS encoding tryptophan 7-halogenase — MTAAPESRYDALIIGAGPSGTVAAAWLAKQRHRVAVLERATFPRFVIGESLLPLSMGHWEETGMLPALQAQNYAIKRGARFYRDGKQFNLAFGENFTPGWTWTWQVPRDHFDNVLAQEAQRSGAEVHFGHEALRLDLEHADGVELITRHEGREHRFTGRFIIDSSGYGGTLVKLLGLQDPPSQNGRMALFAHVEETDEHRARYFEPMQISFDVLARELWLWSIPFSNGRTSIGFVGDKSHFAEAMALGSDALAMKRMLQIPNAFGDRYSNVEFVHGPQVIREYTHYNHALTGQRYVLTGNCAGFLDPVFSSGVAFATESGLCAAKLLDRQLRGEAIDWKSEYEDHIRSGAEVFRTYVDTWYDGDLQEVFFADDVEQSHKERIISVLAGYVWDRTNPYVIKHGKAVRALAHAIRLRDDSRGAQAAADLH, encoded by the coding sequence GTGACCGCCGCGCCTGAGTCGCGGTACGACGCCCTCATCATCGGCGCTGGCCCTTCGGGAACCGTGGCTGCGGCTTGGCTCGCGAAACAGCGCCATCGCGTCGCGGTGCTCGAGCGCGCCACCTTCCCTCGCTTCGTGATCGGCGAGAGCCTGCTGCCACTGAGCATGGGCCATTGGGAGGAGACCGGCATGCTGCCCGCGCTGCAAGCCCAGAACTACGCCATCAAGCGTGGCGCGCGCTTCTACCGCGATGGCAAGCAGTTCAATCTGGCCTTCGGGGAGAACTTCACGCCCGGCTGGACCTGGACCTGGCAGGTGCCGCGCGACCACTTCGACAACGTGCTCGCGCAGGAGGCGCAGCGATCGGGCGCTGAAGTCCACTTCGGCCATGAGGCGTTGCGCTTGGATCTGGAGCATGCCGATGGCGTGGAGCTAATCACCCGGCACGAAGGACGCGAGCACCGCTTCACCGGCCGCTTCATCATCGACAGCAGCGGTTATGGCGGCACCTTGGTGAAATTGCTTGGCTTGCAGGACCCGCCCTCCCAGAATGGCCGCATGGCCCTCTTCGCGCACGTGGAAGAGACCGACGAGCACCGAGCCCGCTACTTCGAGCCCATGCAGATCAGCTTCGATGTGCTGGCCCGCGAGCTGTGGCTCTGGAGCATCCCCTTCTCCAATGGCCGCACCTCCATCGGTTTCGTGGGTGACAAGAGCCATTTCGCGGAAGCCATGGCGCTGGGCTCCGATGCCTTGGCCATGAAGCGCATGCTGCAGATCCCCAATGCCTTCGGCGACCGCTACTCCAACGTGGAGTTCGTGCATGGCCCGCAGGTGATCCGCGAATACACGCACTACAACCACGCCCTAACCGGCCAGCGTTACGTGCTCACCGGCAACTGCGCGGGCTTCCTCGATCCCGTGTTCAGCAGCGGCGTGGCCTTCGCCACCGAGAGCGGGCTCTGCGCGGCCAAGCTCCTTGATCGGCAGCTGCGCGGCGAGGCCATCGATTGGAAGAGTGAATACGAGGACCATATCCGCAGCGGCGCCGAGGTGTTCCGCACGTACGTGGACACCTGGTACGACGGCGACCTCCAAGAGGTCTTCTTCGCAGATGATGTGGAGCAATCGCACAAGGAGCGCATCATCTCGGTGCTCGCCGGCTACGTATGGGACAGGACCAATCCCTATGTGATCAAGCACGGCAAGGCGGTCCGCGCCCTGGCGCACGCGATCCGGCTGCGCGATGACAGTCGAGGAGCCCAGGCAGCCGCAGACCTACATTAG
- a CDS encoding SAM-dependent methyltransferase gives MNKVERKRGDADESSAADARSEAQRIAFGPVLFQACQTMRRIGLLHAMAEARTAGATEAELIASCGISPYGFRVLIDMALTANVAWQRADRFGLTKTGHMLATDEMTRVNLDFVDDVCYKGLAHLEEAVRTGTPAGLREHGSWPTVYQGLAHLPGDFRKSWFEFDNYYSDRSYPEALRIVFRGSPRVVMDVGANNGKWSLACLRHDPDVRMIAVDLPGQLRDLERNIAQAGMSSRVTTHPADMLDPASTLPQGADAIWMSQFLDCFGEEEVVTILQKAKAALSADASLWIMETFIDRQRFEAAEFSLAATSLYFTAIANGNSRMYRAEHFEPLVERAGLRIVERIDDVGLGHSMLRCMVPNA, from the coding sequence ATGAACAAAGTGGAAAGGAAGCGCGGTGACGCGGACGAGAGCAGTGCTGCCGATGCGCGCTCCGAAGCTCAGCGCATCGCATTCGGCCCTGTGCTCTTCCAGGCCTGCCAAACCATGCGCCGCATCGGCTTGCTGCACGCGATGGCAGAGGCCCGCACCGCAGGAGCCACCGAAGCCGAGCTGATCGCCTCCTGCGGCATATCGCCCTACGGCTTCCGCGTGCTCATCGACATGGCCCTCACCGCGAACGTGGCCTGGCAGCGCGCCGACCGCTTCGGTCTCACCAAGACCGGACACATGCTCGCCACCGATGAGATGACGCGCGTGAACCTCGACTTCGTGGACGACGTTTGCTACAAGGGTCTCGCCCACCTCGAGGAGGCCGTGCGCACCGGAACGCCAGCCGGGCTGCGCGAGCATGGTTCCTGGCCCACGGTGTACCAGGGGCTGGCGCACCTGCCTGGTGATTTCCGCAAGAGCTGGTTCGAGTTCGACAACTACTACAGCGACCGCTCCTATCCTGAAGCGCTTAGAATCGTATTCCGCGGCTCCCCTCGCGTGGTCATGGATGTAGGCGCCAACAACGGCAAATGGAGCCTGGCGTGCCTGCGTCACGATCCGGACGTGCGCATGATCGCCGTGGACCTCCCCGGCCAGCTGCGCGACCTCGAGCGCAACATCGCCCAAGCAGGCATGAGCTCCCGCGTGACCACGCACCCCGCAGACATGCTCGATCCGGCAAGCACGCTCCCCCAAGGCGCCGATGCCATCTGGATGAGCCAATTCCTCGACTGCTTCGGCGAGGAAGAAGTGGTGACCATCCTGCAGAAGGCTAAGGCTGCTCTAAGCGCGGATGCATCGCTGTGGATCATGGAGACCTTCATCGATCGGCAGCGCTTCGAGGCTGCCGAGTTCTCCTTGGCCGCCACCTCCCTCTACTTCACGGCCATCGCCAACGGCAACAGCCGCATGTATCGCGCCGAGCACTTTGAGCCCCTGGTTGAGCGCGCCGGGCTGCGCATCGTGGAGCGGATCGACGATGTGGGCCTCGGGCACAGCATGCTCCGGTGCATGGTGCCGAATGCCTGA
- a CDS encoding acyl-CoA thioesterase — translation MALDYSPTPGSILTIRFQDCDPFNHLNNGRYTDYFLNAREDHLLEHYGLDIYKIARETGLCWVVSTSQIAYLRPAITMEKVLIETQLISWSPKHVQVEMRMWDEGRKALKSFCWMSFIHFDLRTGKVATHNEGYVELFQRVHAPVSEESFDARLAALKAG, via the coding sequence ATGGCCCTCGACTACTCCCCCACCCCCGGTAGCATCCTCACCATCCGATTCCAGGACTGCGACCCCTTCAACCATCTCAACAACGGGCGTTACACCGACTACTTCCTCAATGCGCGCGAGGACCATCTGCTGGAGCATTACGGTCTTGATATCTACAAGATCGCGCGCGAGACGGGGCTGTGCTGGGTGGTGAGCACGAGCCAGATCGCCTACCTGCGCCCGGCCATCACCATGGAGAAGGTGCTCATCGAGACGCAGTTGATCAGCTGGTCGCCCAAGCATGTGCAGGTGGAGATGCGCATGTGGGACGAAGGCCGCAAGGCACTGAAGAGTTTCTGCTGGATGAGCTTCATCCATTTCGACCTGCGCACGGGCAAGGTGGCCACGCACAACGAAGGATACGTGGAGCTATTCCAACGCGTGCATGCGCCGGTATCAGAAGAGAGCTTCGATGCACGGCTGGCGGCGCTGAAGGCCGGCTGA
- a CDS encoding choice-of-anchor L domain-containing protein has protein sequence MKKLYALALAILAGSANAQLTVTDSLSLSDVAQLLEGLNVSIQNVTVNCAGSAMGQFSGASEMEIEEGLVLTTGSADLVAGLAADFASSAPGTSGDPDLSAAVAGFPTYDACVLEFDCIPTGDTLLFNFSFGSEEYPEFVGSGFNDVFAIWLSGPGFPTPTNVAALPDGTPVAINNVNAGQNSAYFVDNLTGSGQYVAYDGFTTNLTVFAEVSPDDVYHFKVAIADVSDMAFDSGVFLEAFSFRSNDISTRVPEENASAMRVIAGTDGITVLAPADAISAELLVLDSSGRLVLRERISGERTVVGTNELGQGVYVAHAVGIEGLQPVRFVKE, from the coding sequence ATGAAGAAGCTATACGCACTCGCTTTAGCAATCCTCGCCGGATCCGCCAACGCTCAGCTCACCGTCACCGACAGCCTGAGCCTATCCGATGTGGCGCAATTGCTTGAAGGCTTGAACGTCTCCATCCAGAACGTGACGGTGAATTGCGCGGGCAGTGCCATGGGTCAGTTCAGCGGGGCCTCGGAGATGGAGATTGAAGAGGGCCTGGTGCTCACCACGGGTAGCGCGGATCTGGTGGCTGGATTGGCGGCCGATTTCGCCTCCAGCGCTCCGGGCACCTCCGGAGACCCTGACCTTTCCGCAGCGGTGGCCGGCTTCCCTACCTACGACGCCTGCGTGCTCGAATTCGATTGCATCCCGACGGGCGATACGCTGCTCTTCAACTTCAGCTTCGGCAGTGAGGAGTACCCCGAATTCGTGGGCAGTGGATTCAATGATGTATTCGCGATCTGGCTCAGCGGCCCGGGCTTTCCGACACCCACCAATGTGGCTGCGCTGCCCGATGGCACACCGGTGGCGATCAATAACGTGAACGCGGGCCAGAACAGCGCCTACTTCGTGGACAATTTGACCGGCAGCGGACAGTACGTGGCCTATGATGGCTTCACCACCAACCTCACCGTCTTCGCCGAGGTCTCGCCCGATGATGTCTACCACTTCAAGGTGGCCATCGCCGATGTGAGCGACATGGCCTTCGACAGCGGCGTCTTCCTCGAGGCCTTCAGCTTCCGCAGCAACGATATCAGCACGCGCGTGCCAGAGGAGAACGCCTCAGCGATGCGCGTGATCGCCGGAACCGATGGCATCACCGTGCTGGCGCCTGCCGATGCGATCAGTGCCGAACTGCTCGTGCTCGATTCCAGCGGACGCCTCGTGCTGCGAGAGCGGATCAGTGGCGAGCGCACGGTCGTCGGCACCAACGAGCTTGGCCAGGGCGTGTACGTGGCGCACGCCGTCGGCATCGAGGGACTGCAACCCGTGCGCTTCGTGAAGGAATGA
- a CDS encoding Do family serine endopeptidase, with amino-acid sequence MIGPLLFGIVGGFIALSIHQRFFAESPALQSELQPAPGTPVSYVSIPTASGTPVVAVDFAEAAERSVNAVVHVTTETTINVRDPFADFFWGYRAPSQQRQQQGAGSGVIISADGYIVTNNHVVEGADKIMVHLNDRRQFEARIVGRDPSTDIAVLKVEGEGLATLGYGNSDEVRVGEWVLAVGNPMNLTSTVTAGIVSAKARNINLLQYDPSRDVFPIESFIQTDAAVNPGNSGGALVNASGELVGINTAIASNTGQYTGYSFAVPVNIVKKVAGDIVEYGSVQRAYLGVSIRDIDQKLAQELLMDKPRGVYVNGLTDGGAAADAGLEKGDVITRVGSIAVNNVPQLQEQVGKFKPGDRVPVTVLREGGERVVELTLRGREGSTVAMKTSKAPMETFGAELRPATDEELRALRLKSGVKVAAVNGGKFRASGIREGFIITRIDQQPVSGPADVEKALASKRGGVLVEGVYPNGMKAYYGLGL; translated from the coding sequence GTGATCGGCCCTCTCCTATTCGGCATCGTTGGCGGTTTCATCGCCCTTTCCATCCATCAGCGCTTCTTCGCGGAGTCTCCTGCCCTTCAATCCGAGCTTCAGCCGGCACCGGGCACCCCAGTATCGTATGTGAGCATCCCCACGGCCAGCGGTACGCCAGTGGTGGCGGTGGATTTCGCCGAGGCCGCCGAGCGCAGCGTGAATGCCGTGGTGCACGTCACCACCGAGACGACGATCAATGTGCGCGACCCCTTCGCCGACTTCTTCTGGGGTTATCGTGCGCCCAGCCAGCAGCGCCAGCAGCAAGGCGCGGGCTCTGGCGTGATCATCAGCGCCGACGGGTACATCGTCACCAACAACCACGTGGTGGAAGGCGCTGACAAGATCATGGTGCACCTGAACGACCGTCGCCAATTCGAAGCGCGCATCGTGGGCCGCGACCCCAGCACGGACATCGCAGTTCTTAAAGTGGAAGGCGAAGGCCTGGCCACACTCGGCTACGGCAATAGCGATGAGGTGCGCGTGGGCGAATGGGTGCTGGCCGTGGGCAATCCGATGAACCTTACCAGCACGGTCACCGCCGGCATCGTGAGCGCCAAGGCGCGAAACATCAACCTGCTCCAGTACGACCCGAGCCGCGACGTGTTCCCGATCGAGAGCTTCATCCAGACCGATGCGGCCGTGAACCCCGGCAACAGCGGCGGAGCCTTGGTGAATGCCAGCGGCGAACTGGTGGGCATCAACACCGCCATCGCGAGCAACACCGGGCAGTACACGGGATACTCCTTCGCCGTGCCGGTGAACATCGTGAAGAAGGTGGCGGGCGACATCGTGGAGTACGGAAGCGTGCAGCGCGCCTATCTCGGGGTGAGCATCCGCGACATCGACCAGAAGCTCGCGCAGGAACTGCTCATGGATAAGCCCCGGGGCGTGTATGTGAACGGCCTCACCGATGGCGGTGCAGCGGCCGATGCCGGATTGGAGAAGGGCGATGTGATCACCCGCGTGGGCAGCATCGCCGTGAACAACGTGCCGCAGCTGCAGGAGCAGGTGGGCAAATTCAAGCCCGGCGACCGCGTTCCGGTGACCGTGCTCCGCGAGGGCGGTGAGCGCGTGGTGGAACTCACCCTGCGCGGCCGCGAAGGCAGCACCGTGGCGATGAAGACCAGCAAGGCGCCGATGGAGACGTTCGGCGCTGAACTCCGCCCGGCAACGGACGAAGAGCTCCGGGCGCTGAGGCTGAAGAGCGGCGTGAAGGTGGCAGCAGTGAATGGCGGCAAGTTCCGCGCGAGCGGTATCCGCGAAGGCTTCATCATCACGCGCATCGATCAGCAACCGGTGAGCGGCCCGGCCGATGTGGAGAAGGCCTTGGCCAGCAAGCGCGGCGGCGTGCTGGTTGAAGGCGTGTATCCCAACGGCATGAAAGCCTATTACGGCCTGGGCCTCTGA